GGCGAGCCGCCCTTTTTTTTATCCCCTTTATTATTGTGACTTTCGGGGTTGTCTTCTTCCTGTCGCATAAAATAGAAACCCTTCTGGCCGAACGAGGAGAAGCCGAAGTTTATCGGATCAGGAAGGAGCAAGACGGTTTCGAAATTTTTTTTGGGTTGGGGAGCAAACAAGGGATACGGCAGGGAACCGGTCTTACCCTTATCAATAAACAAGGAGGTCCGGTTGCCTCAATAACCGCCCGGGAGGTCTTTGAAGGCTATTCGACCGCCCTGGTGGATCCGGAGTTGAACGTTCTGCCGGGATTTATGATCAGGCTATAGGAAACCCGTGGAAGAGCGCACCTATAAAAAATTATGGCGGAAAATTATTCTGACGACCCTCGGTTTTTCGCTGATCCCGCTTTTTACCTTGGGGTTTACCATATATTACCAGTTCAGCGTCTCCTACTCAGCCAAGATTTTTGAAAATTTAAAAACCTTAGTCGAAAATCGGCGCAGCTCCATCGATCTTTTTTTTGACGAGCGGGTTTCCCAACTCGTCACCATTGCCCATACCCATTCCCTAAAACAATTGAGCGACGAGGCGTACTTAAACAAGGTATTTAATACCATGCAGACCCGTTCCAAATCCTATATTGATATTGGAATCATTGATCAGTCCGGTAATCATCTGGCTTATATCGGTCCTTATCCGGAACTGAAAGGGGTCAATTACCAAAAAGAAGACTGGTTTCAATCCGCCATGTCCGGAGGGGTTTACATCAGTGATGTCTTTTTAGGGTTCAGAAAATTTCCCCATTTTATTATTGCCGTCATGACTCGCGAAGGGGACAAAAGCTGGATCCTTCGGGCGACCATCAATTCCGAAATCATAGACCAGATCGTCCGGGCGGCCCAAACCGGTAAAAAGGGGGATGCCTTCATTATTAATAAGAGGAATATCTTGCAGACCGCCCCGCGTTTTTCCGGTGAAATATTCGGGCACCCGAAATCCCCGGATTTTTCCAAATCCATTGAAACCCAGGTCGAAGAACTCCGGATTGATCGAGAAAAGGGGCTCTTTGCCGCTACCCAGATCAGTACAACCAAATGGATATTGGTCATTAAAGAAGATCCTCGGGAACAATTAACCCCCTTGCTTAAGGCGAGGTTTATTGCAGCCTCTCTGTTTCTGGCCGGCATTCTGGTTATCGTCCTCGGAACCCTTTTGACCACCCGGGCCATGATGAATCAGTTGATTCAAGTGGATCGGCAAAAGGCCATCAGTGAGGATTTAATGATCCAATCCAGTAAAATGGCCGCCCTGGGGAAAATGGCCGCCGGGATTGCCCATGAGATCAATAACCCCTTAGCCGTGATCGGAGAGAAGGCCGGCTGGATCAAAGACCTTCTTTCGGAAGAGGATATTACCGGGAATACAAATTATCAAGAGTTTGAAGATGCGGTCCGCAAGATCGAATACCATGTCGATCGTGCCAAAAAGGTTACCCATCGTCTCCTGGGTTTTGCCAGACGTATGGAACCCCGTCAGGAAAAAGTGGATATTAATAAAACCTTAAACGAGACCGTGGATTTCCTGGAGAATGAATCGCGGTTTCGAAATATTGATATTCAAATAGACCCCCAACCGGATCTTCCGGAGACCACCAGCGACTCCTCTCAGTTGCAACAGGTCTTTCTAAATATCATTAACAATGCCATTGATGCCATTTCCAAAAATGGTGAAATCCGCATTAAGACCAGATATCATTCAAAAAACAATGAAGTCCGGATTGAAATTTCCGATAACGGTCCGGGGATTCCCAAGGAAGATATCGATAAGATCTTTGACCCTTTTTATACCACGAAGGAGGTCGGCCAAGGCACGGGATTGGGACTGTCCATTGTCTACAGCATTATTGAACAATTGGGGGGCCGGATTATGGTGGCCAGTGAACTGGGCCTGGGAACCACCTTTACCATATATTTGCCCATTAAATAGTCTCTATCCGGAAGTCATTCATTTCTGGATGAAAAAGGATTCAAGGGGTCCAGAGGCCAAGGATCCAAGATTTTATTCACTTGAAACTTGCAACTTTATTTTCCTTTTATAAGGAGTATTATGCCCGAATCATTTAATGTCCTGATCGTGGATGACGAAGACGATTTTCGAGAAACCCTGGTGAAACGGTTTAAAAAACGTAACCTGAATGTCTTCGGGGCGGAAAGCGGTCAAACGGCCCTTGATCTCATGAACGCCCACCTTTTTGATGTCGTGATCCTGGATGTTAAAATGCCGGGCATGAATGGGCTTGATACCCTTCGGGAAATGAAAAAGAAAAACCCCTTGATGGAGGTGATTCTATTAACCGGTCACGCCTCCATGGAGTCCGGCGTGGAAGGGATGCATTTGGGGGCCTTTGATTATGTCATGAAGCCGGTGAATATCGACGATCTGCTGGAGATGATCCGCCAGGCCTATGAAAGAAAATTGATCCATGAAGAAAACAATAGGGGTAGGGGGCATTAAAATTGCATATTCATAATTAACGGAGTCGTAATAAGTCTGTCAGAGTTGACGAGTTCGTAATAAGCAAGGAAGACTCCAATTTCGTCATTCCCGTGAAAACGGGAATTCAGTGTTTTTATTTGGTTAAATCTGGTCTGGATTCCCGCCTGCGCCCGCCGGGGTGTAGTACCCTACGGGACGGAATCGGGAATGACGAGTTTTTACAAGTCCATCAAGGTTGGCAGAAGACAAATTTTTGACCAAAGAGCGGAGAGGCAGATGACAGCGCCTATGGAAATAGACCATATCCATAATAGGATCGAGAAGTTCGATCCCGGAACCAGGATCGAACCTTCCTCCCGGAAGTCTTCTGGAAAAAATTTTTCCGAGGTATTAAAATCCAGTTTAGGGACAGACTCGGCAACCGGGGAACCAGTCAAAGATGAACCGATTGAATATATCGTTAAACCGGGAGACACCCTTTGGAAAATCGGGAAGCATCTATTTAAAAAGAACCCTTATCAGATTGCCAGAGATAACGGTCTTTCCAATCCCAATCTGATTCTGCCCGGCCAAAAACTTCTGATTTACCCTTCTCGCTCCAAGGCGATTGAATTAAAAATAAACGGGGAAGTGACGGCCAGTTGGTATGGCGCGGAACATCACAACAAAATCACCGCCAGCGGGGAACGGTTCGATATGTACAAGAACACCCTGGCCCATAAAACCCTGCCATTAGGGACCAAGGTGCGGCTGGTTAACCCTGAAAATGGAAAAATTGCCGAAGGCCTGGTCAATGACCGGGGTCCCTATATCAAGGGACGGGAGGTGGATGTCTCCTATGCCCTGGCCAAGCAGCTCGGCTTCGTTAAAAAAGGAATTACCAAACTGAACGTGGAAGTGATATAGATTGCCCGGCCTATCCTTGAATCAACCCCTCGACCATCCGTCCCACCTGGCTGGCCAGGCCCTGTTCCCGGTCAAAAGGGGCCTGGCCAGCCAGGTCGGCCTCGATGATCTGATTGTCATAAGGCAGAAAGCCCAGAAAGGTAAAACCGGGTAACTGTTTTTGAAGAAATTCCTGGTCCTGCTCGCCCCGGATCTTGTTGCCTACCAGGGCGATATTT
The Deltaproteobacteria bacterium genome window above contains:
- a CDS encoding GHKL domain-containing protein; amino-acid sequence: MEERTYKKLWRKIILTTLGFSLIPLFTLGFTIYYQFSVSYSAKIFENLKTLVENRRSSIDLFFDERVSQLVTIAHTHSLKQLSDEAYLNKVFNTMQTRSKSYIDIGIIDQSGNHLAYIGPYPELKGVNYQKEDWFQSAMSGGVYISDVFLGFRKFPHFIIAVMTREGDKSWILRATINSEIIDQIVRAAQTGKKGDAFIINKRNILQTAPRFSGEIFGHPKSPDFSKSIETQVEELRIDREKGLFAATQISTTKWILVIKEDPREQLTPLLKARFIAASLFLAGILVIVLGTLLTTRAMMNQLIQVDRQKAISEDLMIQSSKMAALGKMAAGIAHEINNPLAVIGEKAGWIKDLLSEEDITGNTNYQEFEDAVRKIEYHVDRAKKVTHRLLGFARRMEPRQEKVDINKTLNETVDFLENESRFRNIDIQIDPQPDLPETTSDSSQLQQVFLNIINNAIDAISKNGEIRIKTRYHSKNNEVRIEISDNGPGIPKEDIDKIFDPFYTTKEVGQGTGLGLSIVYSIIEQLGGRIMVASELGLGTTFTIYLPIK
- a CDS encoding response regulator, which translates into the protein MPESFNVLIVDDEDDFRETLVKRFKKRNLNVFGAESGQTALDLMNAHLFDVVILDVKMPGMNGLDTLREMKKKNPLMEVILLTGHASMESGVEGMHLGAFDYVMKPVNIDDLLEMIRQAYERKLIHEENNRGRGH
- a CDS encoding septal ring lytic transglycosylase RlpA family protein, whose amino-acid sequence is MTAPMEIDHIHNRIEKFDPGTRIEPSSRKSSGKNFSEVLKSSLGTDSATGEPVKDEPIEYIVKPGDTLWKIGKHLFKKNPYQIARDNGLSNPNLILPGQKLLIYPSRSKAIELKINGEVTASWYGAEHHNKITASGERFDMYKNTLAHKTLPLGTKVRLVNPENGKIAEGLVNDRGPYIKGREVDVSYALAKQLGFVKKGITKLNVEVI